The Vitis vinifera cultivar Pinot Noir 40024 chromosome 12, ASM3070453v1 genome has a segment encoding these proteins:
- the LOC100255693 gene encoding protein trichome birefringence-like 39 produces MGLLFKPMFLSLLLFLLWHQTEGENFSNANTTRLSRARELAGRCNFFRGKWVYDSSYPLYDSSSCPFIDPEFDCIKYGRPDKQYLKYRWQPLSCNLPRFNGLDFLERWRGKRIMFVGDSLSFNQWQSLSCMIHSSVPNARTSLMKSGPLSSLTFEDYGVKLMLYRTTYLVDLVRENVGRVLKLDSIQSGNAWKGMDMLIFNTWHWWTHTGRTQPWDYVQEGNKLYKDMNRLIAYYKGLTTWARWVNINVDPSKTKVFFQGISPTHYEGKDWNQPSRSCDGEMQPYFGASYPAGIPMAAVVVNKVLSRIKKPVYLLDVTTLSQYRIDAHPSDYSGEHGGITDCSHWCLPGLPDTWNQLLYAALVS; encoded by the exons ATGGGTCTGTTGTTCAAACCCATGTTCCTCTCTTTACTGTTGTTTCTGCTTTGGCACCAAACCGAAGGGGAGAATTTCAGTAATGCAAACACTACCAGGCTCTCCAGAGCTAGAGAGCTTGCTGGTAGGTGCAATTTCTTTAGAGGTAAATGGGTCTATGACTCTTCTTATCCTCTCTATGATTCTTCAAGCTGCCCCTTCATAGATCCAGAATTTGACTGCATCAAGTATGGCAGACCTGATAAACAGTACCTCAAATATAGGTGGCAGCCCCTTTCCTGCAACTTACCAAG gTTTAATGGGCTGGATTTCTTGGAGAGGTGGAGGGGGAAGAGGATAATGTTTGTGGGAGACTCGCTGAGTTTCAACCAGTGGCAGTCTCTATCATGTATGATACACTCATCGGTACCCAACGCCAGGACCTCTCTGATGAAGAGCGGGCCTCTTTCTTCACTCACATTTGAG GACTATGGGGTGAAGTTGATGCTGTACCGTACAACCTACCTAGTGGATTTGGTGAGGGAAAACGTGGGGCGAGTATTGAAGCTTGACTCAATCCAAAGCGGTAATGCATGGAAGGGCATGGACATGCTGATCTTCAACACGTGGCACTGGTGGACCCACACCGGAAGAACACAGCC ATGGGATTACGTGCAAGAGGGGAATAAGCTGTACAAGGATATGAACCGTCTGATTGCATATTATAAAGGGCTGACCACATGGGCGAGGTGGGTCAACATCAACGTTGACCCTTCCAAAACCAAAGTCTTCTTTCAGGGCATTTCTCCCACCCATTATGA GGGAAAGGACTGGAACCAGCCATCAAGGTCATGTGATGGAGAAATGCAGCCATACTTCGGCGCAAGCTACCCAGCCGGCATACCCATGGCCGCGGTGGTGGTCAACAAAGTCCTAAGTCGGATTAAGAAGCCTGTATATTTACTTGATGTCACCACTCTCTCGCAATATCGCATAGACGCACACCCGTCCGACTATAGCGGCGAGCATGGTGGCATCACCGACTGCAGCCACTGGTGCCTTCCTGGCCTGCCCGACACTTGGAATCAACTCTTATATGCCGCTCTTGTTAGCTAG